From Haloarcula hispanica ATCC 33960, the proteins below share one genomic window:
- the hflX gene encoding GTPase HflX, translating to MTATHTTKRAVIAKRVDSGTADTTEIRDLARAAGYEVVDEITQTRTEDPAYHLGEGKVTRLSNAVAREGAAVVIFDNQLGPYQTYNIGNELPERVRVIDRFRLILEIFGQRAQTRKAQLQVELAELRYELPRAEAKASLAKRDERPGFMGLGEYDESREEDIKKQIANIRDELESIEETERHRREQRRESGFDLVALAGYTNAGKSTLLRRLADDLDVDENDDLHPDLDTTAESEDRLFTTLGTTTRRAAVGKREVLVTDTVGFIQDLPHWLVESFKSTLGSVYHADLVLLVVDVSESVEEIREKLVTSHDTLYERNEAPIVTVLNKTDMVDDEEVRRKKDALSSLAPNPVAVSAKQGLNIDDLADRIDHELPDYERERLVLPMTDDTMSLVSWIHDHASVETVDYGDQVVIEFEARPAIIEQSRAKAGELVGASA from the coding sequence GTGACGGCGACACACACCACGAAACGAGCGGTTATCGCGAAGCGCGTCGACAGTGGCACCGCCGACACGACGGAAATCCGGGACCTTGCCCGGGCGGCCGGCTACGAGGTTGTCGACGAGATCACACAGACCAGAACGGAGGACCCGGCGTACCACCTCGGCGAGGGGAAGGTAACGCGATTGAGCAACGCGGTCGCTCGCGAAGGGGCCGCCGTCGTGATCTTCGACAATCAACTCGGCCCGTACCAGACGTACAACATCGGGAACGAACTCCCCGAGCGGGTGCGCGTCATCGACCGCTTCCGACTCATCCTCGAAATCTTCGGCCAGCGGGCCCAGACACGGAAAGCCCAGCTCCAGGTCGAACTCGCGGAACTGCGCTACGAACTCCCGCGCGCCGAGGCCAAGGCGAGCCTGGCCAAACGCGACGAGCGGCCGGGGTTCATGGGGCTCGGCGAGTACGACGAATCCCGCGAAGAAGACATCAAAAAGCAGATCGCCAACATCCGGGACGAACTGGAATCCATCGAGGAGACCGAGCGACACCGCCGGGAGCAGCGCCGCGAGTCCGGCTTCGACCTCGTCGCGCTGGCCGGCTACACCAACGCCGGGAAGTCGACGCTCCTGCGCCGCCTCGCCGACGACCTCGACGTCGATGAGAACGACGACTTGCATCCCGACCTCGATACCACGGCCGAGAGCGAGGACCGTCTGTTCACGACGCTTGGCACGACCACCCGCCGCGCGGCGGTCGGCAAGCGCGAGGTGCTGGTCACCGACACCGTCGGGTTCATTCAGGACCTCCCGCACTGGCTCGTCGAATCGTTCAAATCGACGCTCGGGTCGGTGTATCACGCCGATCTGGTCTTGCTCGTCGTCGATGTCTCCGAGTCGGTCGAGGAAATCCGGGAGAAACTGGTGACGAGCCACGACACGCTGTACGAGCGCAACGAAGCGCCCATCGTCACAGTCCTCAACAAGACCGACATGGTCGACGACGAGGAGGTCCGCCGCAAGAAAGACGCGCTCTCGTCGCTGGCTCCGAACCCCGTCGCCGTCAGCGCCAAGCAGGGGCTCAACATCGACGACCTGGCGGACCGCATCGACCACGAACTGCCGGACTACGAACGCGAGCGACTCGTGCTCCCGATGACCGACGACACGATGAGCCTCGTCTCGTGGATTCACGACCACGCCAGCGTGGAGACGGTCGACTACGGCGACCAGGTGGTTATCGAGTTCGAGGCGCGGCCCGCGATCATCGAGCAGTCCCGAGCGAAAGCCGGGGAGCTGGTCGGTGCGTCGGCCTGA
- the katG gene encoding catalase/peroxidase HPI — MAETPNSDMSGAAGGHSKRPKSNQDWWPNKLNLEILDQNARDVGPMEDDFDYAEEFQKLDLEAVKSDLEELMTSSQDWWPADYGHYGPLFIRMAWHSAGTYRTADGRGGAAGGRQRFAPINSWPDNANLDKARRLLLPIKQKYGKKISWADLMILAGNVAIESMGFKTFGYAGGREDAFEEDKAVNWGPEDEMETQERFDEPGEIEEGLGASVMGLIYVNPEGPDGNPDPEASAKNIRQTFDRMAMNDKETAALIAGGHTFGKVHGADDPEENLGPEPEAAPIEQQGLGWQNENGNSKGGEMITSGIEGPWTQSPTEWDMGYINNLLDYEWEPEKGPGGAWQWAPKSEELKNSVPDAHDPDEKQTPMMLTTDIALKRDPDYREVMETFQENPMEFGMNFAKAWYKLTHRDMGPPERFLGPEVPDEEMIWQDPLPDADYELIGDEEVTELKEKILDSDLSVSQLVKTAWASASTYRDSDKRGGANGARLRLEPQKNWEVNEPEQLETVLGTLENIQTEFNDSRSDGTQVSLADLIVLGGNAAVEQAAANAGYDVEIPFEPGRVDAGPEHTDAASFDALKPKVDGARNYIQDDITRPAEEVLVDNADLLNLTASELTALIGGMRSIGANYGDTDLGVFTDEPGTLTNDFFVNLLDMGTEWEPASDSEHVYKGLDRDTGEVKWEATRIDLVFGSNDRLRAISEVYGSADAEEKLVHDFVDTWNKVMKLDRFDLE; from the coding sequence ATGGCAGAAACACCGAATTCCGATATGAGCGGTGCCGCAGGTGGACATTCGAAGCGACCGAAATCTAATCAGGACTGGTGGCCAAACAAGCTGAATCTGGAGATCCTCGACCAGAACGCCCGTGATGTCGGTCCGATGGAGGACGACTTTGATTATGCGGAGGAGTTCCAGAAACTCGACCTCGAAGCGGTGAAGTCGGATCTCGAAGAGCTGATGACGTCGTCGCAGGACTGGTGGCCAGCCGACTACGGCCACTACGGCCCGCTGTTCATCCGGATGGCTTGGCACAGCGCCGGGACGTACCGGACCGCCGACGGCCGCGGTGGCGCGGCTGGCGGCCGACAGCGCTTTGCACCTATCAACAGCTGGCCGGACAACGCGAACCTCGACAAGGCGCGACGGCTGCTCCTGCCGATCAAGCAGAAGTACGGCAAAAAGATCTCATGGGCCGACCTGATGATCCTCGCAGGGAACGTCGCCATCGAGTCGATGGGATTCAAGACGTTCGGCTACGCCGGCGGCCGCGAGGACGCCTTTGAGGAGGACAAGGCTGTCAACTGGGGGCCGGAAGACGAGATGGAAACCCAGGAGCGCTTCGACGAGCCAGGCGAAATCGAAGAAGGGCTCGGTGCCTCCGTGATGGGCCTCATCTACGTGAATCCGGAAGGACCGGACGGCAACCCTGATCCGGAAGCGTCGGCGAAGAATATCCGGCAGACGTTCGACCGGATGGCGATGAACGACAAGGAGACGGCCGCGCTCATCGCCGGCGGACACACGTTCGGCAAAGTCCACGGCGCTGACGACCCCGAGGAGAACCTCGGTCCCGAGCCCGAAGCGGCCCCCATCGAGCAGCAGGGCCTCGGCTGGCAAAACGAGAACGGGAACAGCAAAGGCGGCGAGATGATCACGAGCGGTATCGAAGGGCCGTGGACCCAGTCGCCGACCGAGTGGGATATGGGATACATCAACAACCTGCTCGACTACGAGTGGGAGCCGGAGAAGGGTCCCGGCGGCGCGTGGCAGTGGGCACCCAAGAGCGAGGAGCTGAAAAACAGCGTGCCGGACGCACACGACCCGGACGAAAAGCAGACGCCGATGATGCTCACGACGGACATCGCCCTGAAGCGAGACCCGGACTACCGAGAGGTCATGGAAACCTTCCAGGAGAACCCGATGGAGTTCGGGATGAACTTCGCGAAGGCCTGGTACAAGCTGACCCACCGCGACATGGGGCCGCCTGAGCGGTTCCTCGGTCCGGAGGTTCCTGACGAAGAGATGATCTGGCAGGACCCGCTCCCGGACGCCGACTACGAACTGATCGGGGACGAGGAGGTCACCGAGCTCAAGGAAAAGATCCTCGATTCGGACCTCTCTGTCTCCCAGCTCGTCAAGACCGCGTGGGCGTCGGCATCGACCTACCGCGACAGCGACAAGCGCGGCGGCGCTAATGGCGCTCGTCTCCGACTCGAACCCCAGAAAAACTGGGAAGTCAACGAGCCCGAGCAGCTAGAGACGGTCCTGGGGACACTCGAAAACATCCAGACGGAGTTCAACGACTCGCGATCCGACGGGACGCAGGTCTCGCTTGCTGACCTGATCGTGCTGGGCGGCAACGCGGCCGTCGAGCAGGCGGCAGCGAACGCGGGCTACGACGTCGAGATTCCGTTCGAACCCGGCCGAGTGGATGCCGGGCCGGAACACACCGACGCCGCCTCCTTCGACGCTCTCAAGCCGAAGGTCGACGGGGCTCGAAACTACATCCAGGACGACATCACGCGACCGGCCGAGGAAGTGCTGGTCGACAACGCGGACCTGCTGAACCTGACAGCGTCGGAACTGACCGCCCTGATCGGCGGGATGCGCTCGATCGGTGCGAACTACGGGGACACCGACCTCGGCGTCTTCACCGACGAACCGGGGACGCTGACCAACGACTTCTTCGTGAACCTGCTCGACATGGGAACGGAGTGGGAGCCGGCGTCGGACTCAGAACACGTCTACAAAGGTCTCGACCGTGATACCGGCGAGGTCAAGTGGGAAGCCACACGCATCGACCTCGTCTTCGGCTCGAACGACCGGCTCCGGGCCATCTCGGAAGTCTACGGCTCTGCCGACGCGGAGGAGAAGCTCGTCCACGACTTCGTGGACACATGGAACAAGGTCATGAAGCTCGACCGCTTCGACCTCGAATAA
- a CDS encoding FUN14 domain-containing protein produces MGEFVLQLDGLGLQQMGLEFGGGGLIGGIIGFAAKKVAKLIAVIIGIELALFKFLETRGILQVNWDAIGGAAQNATGTAGNAASAQPPSWVTSLLSALPVSAGFTAGFLVGFKKG; encoded by the coding sequence ATGGGTGAGTTCGTACTCCAACTAGATGGGTTGGGCCTCCAGCAGATGGGCCTCGAATTCGGTGGCGGCGGCCTTATCGGCGGGATCATCGGGTTCGCCGCCAAGAAGGTCGCAAAGCTCATTGCCGTCATCATCGGCATCGAGCTGGCACTGTTCAAGTTCCTCGAGACGCGTGGCATCCTCCAGGTGAACTGGGACGCGATAGGTGGGGCCGCACAGAACGCGACCGGCACCGCCGGGAACGCGGCGTCGGCGCAACCGCCGTCCTGGGTCACGTCGCTGCTCTCGGCGCTGCCGGTCAGCGCTGGTTTCACTGCCGGGTTCTTGGTCGGCTTCAAGAAAGGGTAA
- a CDS encoding ribosome assembly factor SBDS has translation MISLDEAVTARLESHGQRFEVLVDPDAALAIKRDDFDGDLEDVIAAEDVFEDASRGDRPPENMLEEVFDTTDPMAIIPEVIKRGEIQITADQRREMQEQKHKQLIQRITRNAVNPQMDDAPHPPERIESALEETDFRVDPMEPVEAQVDDALDALRPVIPIRFDEVTVAVQVPADYAGSAQAQIRQFGDLEREEWQSDGSWVGVMTFPAGLQNDFYDVVNEHTSGEAETQIIKDEDDISTR, from the coding sequence ATGATATCGCTTGACGAGGCGGTGACGGCGCGCCTCGAATCCCACGGCCAGCGGTTCGAGGTACTGGTGGATCCGGACGCGGCGCTAGCGATAAAACGTGATGACTTCGACGGCGACCTCGAGGACGTTATCGCCGCGGAGGACGTGTTCGAGGACGCCTCGCGGGGGGACCGACCGCCCGAGAATATGCTCGAAGAGGTGTTTGACACCACTGATCCGATGGCCATCATCCCCGAAGTCATCAAGCGGGGGGAGATACAGATCACGGCCGACCAGCGCCGCGAGATGCAGGAACAAAAGCACAAACAGCTCATCCAGCGGATCACGCGCAACGCGGTCAACCCACAGATGGACGACGCGCCGCACCCGCCGGAGCGCATCGAATCCGCGCTCGAAGAGACGGACTTCAGAGTCGACCCGATGGAACCCGTCGAGGCGCAGGTCGACGACGCCCTCGATGCGCTCCGGCCGGTCATCCCGATCCGGTTCGACGAGGTCACCGTCGCCGTGCAGGTCCCCGCGGACTACGCTGGGAGCGCCCAGGCACAGATCCGACAGTTCGGCGACCTCGAACGCGAGGAGTGGCAGTCCGACGGCTCGTGGGTCGGCGTCATGACGTTCCCGGCCGGCCTACAGAACGACTTCTACGACGTGGTGAACGAACACACCAGCGGCGAGGCAGAAACCCAGATAATCAAAGACGAAGACGACATCAGTACGCGCTAA
- the psmA gene encoding archaeal proteasome endopeptidase complex subunit alpha, with protein MQGQNQQQAYDRGITIFSPDGRLYQVEYAREAVKRGTASIGVRTSDGVVLAVDKRIRSPLMERSSVEKIHKADDHIGIASAGHVADARQLIDFARRQAQVNQLRYGEPVGVETLTKEITDYIQQYTQVGGARPFGVALIIGGIVNGEPRLFETDPSGTPYEWKALAVGADRGDIRDYLEEHYDEGMDLDEGVDLALAALASVNEDGLTPEGIGVATVDVETETFGQLTDEEKETHLAEADLLDTGEDADDEGEDATEE; from the coding sequence ATGCAGGGACAAAATCAACAGCAGGCCTACGACCGCGGGATTACTATCTTCTCGCCGGACGGACGCCTCTACCAGGTCGAGTACGCCCGCGAAGCGGTCAAACGCGGCACAGCAAGCATCGGCGTCAGAACGAGCGACGGCGTCGTTCTCGCCGTGGACAAGCGCATCCGGTCGCCGCTGATGGAGCGCTCCTCGGTCGAGAAGATCCACAAGGCCGACGACCACATCGGCATCGCCTCGGCCGGCCACGTCGCCGACGCCCGACAGCTCATCGACTTCGCCCGCCGCCAGGCGCAGGTGAACCAGCTGCGCTACGGCGAGCCGGTCGGCGTCGAGACCCTCACGAAGGAAATCACCGACTACATCCAGCAGTACACGCAGGTCGGCGGCGCGCGCCCGTTCGGCGTTGCGCTCATCATCGGTGGCATCGTCAACGGCGAGCCGCGTCTGTTCGAGACCGATCCCTCCGGGACGCCCTACGAATGGAAGGCCCTCGCTGTCGGAGCCGACCGCGGCGACATCCGGGATTACCTCGAAGAGCACTACGACGAGGGGATGGACCTCGACGAGGGCGTCGACCTCGCGCTGGCCGCTCTCGCGTCGGTCAACGAGGACGGGCTCACGCCGGAAGGCATCGGCGTCGCCACGGTCGACGTGGAGACGGAGACGTTCGGCCAGCTGACCGACGAGGAGAAGGAGACTCACCTCGCGGAGGCCGACCTCCTTGATACCGGTGAAGACGCGGACGACGAAGGCGAAGACGCCACCGAAGAATAA
- a CDS encoding Rpp14/Pop5 family protein, with protein sequence MKHLPKHLRPRWRYLAVGIETWPTASLDRRAFQRAVWYAAQNLLGDTGSAETDMTVLQFHDYDGTAEAIVRTRRGQTDPARAALTCLDSVDGDEVRVRVRGISGTVRACEEKYIRGPPEATEQRHVVFENADRSATVRPPRYDVEAASGGAFVGATALDFR encoded by the coding sequence ATGAAACACCTCCCGAAGCATCTCCGGCCCCGGTGGCGCTATCTGGCCGTCGGTATCGAGACGTGGCCGACAGCGTCGCTGGACCGTCGGGCGTTCCAGCGGGCGGTGTGGTACGCCGCCCAGAACCTGCTGGGCGACACCGGCAGCGCCGAGACGGACATGACCGTCCTCCAGTTCCACGACTACGACGGCACGGCCGAGGCCATCGTCCGGACCAGACGCGGCCAGACAGACCCAGCGCGGGCCGCACTGACCTGTCTGGACAGCGTCGACGGCGATGAGGTTCGGGTCCGTGTCCGGGGGATTAGCGGCACTGTGCGTGCCTGTGAAGAAAAGTATATACGCGGGCCGCCGGAAGCCACTGAACAGAGACACGTCGTGTTCGAGAACGCAGACCGGAGCGCTACTGTTCGGCCTCCGCGCTACGATGTCGAAGCGGCCTCCGGCGGCGCGTTCGTCGGCGCGACAGCACTCGATTTCCGATAA
- a CDS encoding RNase P subunit p30 family protein, with the protein MYEAVYAHPDGDSTVARHALTAADSGYDGIVVRNHGDAQADYDADAISDAYDIDVAAGVEVRADDPSRASGFVGNYRSDRTVVVVHGGDRRINRFAVEQPTVDVLAHPMREDGDFNHVLANAAADNGVRVEFDFGPVLRASGGTRVRAIKELRKLKELVEDAGAPFVVSASPSNHLQIRAPRDLIAVGETIGFDADTLRKGLAEWERVAERNRERQSDAVIEPGVRLEDGDQQGDDA; encoded by the coding sequence ATGTACGAGGCCGTCTACGCTCACCCCGACGGCGACAGCACCGTCGCCCGGCACGCGCTGACGGCCGCCGACTCGGGGTACGACGGCATCGTCGTCAGGAACCACGGCGACGCGCAGGCGGACTACGACGCCGACGCTATCAGCGATGCGTACGACATCGACGTCGCCGCCGGCGTCGAGGTCCGGGCGGACGACCCCTCGCGAGCGAGCGGTTTCGTCGGGAACTACCGGAGCGACCGGACGGTCGTCGTCGTCCACGGCGGCGACCGCCGCATCAACCGGTTCGCGGTCGAGCAACCGACCGTCGACGTGCTCGCCCACCCGATGCGCGAGGACGGCGATTTCAACCACGTTTTGGCGAACGCGGCGGCCGACAACGGCGTCCGCGTCGAGTTCGACTTCGGCCCGGTGCTCCGGGCCTCCGGCGGCACTCGCGTCCGAGCCATCAAAGAACTGCGGAAGCTCAAGGAACTGGTTGAGGACGCTGGCGCACCGTTCGTCGTCTCGGCGTCGCCGAGTAACCATCTCCAGATTCGCGCACCGCGGGATCTCATCGCGGTCGGGGAGACCATCGGCTTCGACGCTGATACCCTCCGAAAGGGCCTGGCAGAGTGGGAGCGGGTCGCGGAGCGCAACCGCGAGCGCCAGAGCGACGCCGTCATCGAACCGGGCGTCCGACTGGAAGACGGTGATCAACAGGGCGACGACGCGTAG
- a CDS encoding RNA-binding protein produces MSSVPFHYVDLRTFCYATEDDKRVEGALRTFLPEDYPIERAQSEGHYGDRIVVLSARVENADDIRHVLTQVASAPDIDAVRAELDDRVDDNCSFFLTFDKQAAFGGSVERGDGITLRAKVEAYPAKREKAVANARELLEEL; encoded by the coding sequence ATGTCGTCGGTTCCGTTCCACTACGTCGACCTCCGGACATTCTGTTATGCGACAGAGGACGACAAGCGTGTCGAGGGAGCGCTCCGAACGTTCCTGCCTGAGGACTACCCTATCGAGCGCGCACAAAGCGAGGGGCACTACGGCGACCGGATCGTCGTCCTCTCGGCTCGCGTCGAGAACGCCGACGACATCCGGCACGTACTCACGCAGGTCGCGTCAGCGCCGGATATCGACGCAGTGCGTGCGGAACTGGACGACCGGGTCGACGACAACTGCTCGTTTTTCCTCACCTTCGACAAACAGGCCGCGTTCGGCGGGAGCGTCGAACGCGGCGACGGTATCACGCTCCGGGCGAAAGTCGAGGCCTACCCCGCAAAGCGGGAGAAGGCCGTCGCTAACGCCCGCGAACTCCTTGAGGAGTTGTGA
- a CDS encoding NUDIX hydrolase — MTSVDDLWYLSDGACQTAEQTYHQLREQYSGYIEFTRHRNVPRNRFRDVAAVARDHGAPYGAHTLAYRPTGELLLVRHEGVDMWVLPGGELDAGESLQEAALRELGEESGIEAAIEGLGLLGRVEFYCDGNMAWGVLPVYEARAETTDIAVNDPDHEISEARWFDELPADTRDREEILQWRGRRFGGGA, encoded by the coding sequence ATGACGAGCGTCGACGACCTGTGGTACCTCTCCGACGGGGCGTGTCAGACCGCCGAGCAGACGTATCACCAGCTCCGGGAGCAGTACAGCGGCTACATCGAGTTCACGCGCCACCGTAACGTCCCGCGGAATCGGTTCCGGGACGTGGCCGCTGTCGCTCGGGACCACGGCGCACCGTACGGGGCGCACACGCTCGCCTACCGGCCCACCGGTGAACTCCTGCTCGTCCGCCACGAGGGCGTCGACATGTGGGTACTGCCCGGCGGCGAACTCGATGCCGGTGAATCCCTGCAGGAGGCCGCACTGCGGGAGTTAGGCGAGGAAAGCGGCATCGAAGCGGCCATCGAGGGACTGGGGCTGCTCGGACGGGTCGAGTTCTACTGTGACGGGAACATGGCCTGGGGCGTGCTGCCGGTGTACGAGGCGCGAGCGGAGACGACCGACATCGCAGTCAATGACCCAGATCATGAAATCAGTGAAGCCCGGTGGTTCGACGAACTGCCGGCCGATACGCGCGACCGCGAAGAGATTCTGCAGTGGCGCGGGCGGCGGTTCGGCGGCGGGGCGTAA
- the thiC gene encoding phosphomethylpyrimidine synthase ThiC yields MTQLAAARNGTVTEAMARVAEREGVEPEFVRQQVADGQAVIPANVGHDSLDPMIIGREFATKVNANIGNSEETSDIEGELEKLHTAVHYGADTVMDLSTGNNLDEIRSANVRHSPVPIGTVPIYEAVKRASDPSEITHELLLDVIEKQAKQGVDYMTIHAGVRMEHLPLTDGRKTGIVSRGGSILAQWIEENGMENPLYTKFEAICEIFREYDVTFSLGDGLRPGCLADAGDDAQFAELDTLGELTRTAWEHDVQVMVEGPGHVPMDQVAEQVERQQEVCDGAPFYVLGPLVTDVAPGYDHITSAIGATEAGRAGAAMLCYVTPKEHLGLPEQSDVRDGLAAYRIAAHAADVANGREGARDWDDALSEARYAFDWREQFDLALDPDRAREYHDQTLPGDNYKEARFCSMCGVEFCSMRIDQDAREDGDMESIESDADDRTPLEDSSAAAVNRPPVGTHDGADIPGSDADMPADTEGSADD; encoded by the coding sequence ATGACGCAGCTAGCAGCGGCCCGGAACGGAACCGTCACCGAGGCGATGGCGCGAGTCGCAGAGCGCGAAGGTGTCGAACCGGAGTTCGTCCGGCAGCAAGTCGCCGATGGACAGGCGGTGATTCCCGCAAACGTCGGTCACGACTCACTGGACCCGATGATTATCGGCCGGGAGTTTGCGACGAAGGTCAACGCAAACATCGGCAACAGCGAGGAGACGAGCGACATCGAGGGCGAACTGGAGAAGCTCCACACCGCTGTCCACTATGGCGCGGACACGGTGATGGACCTCTCGACAGGGAATAACCTCGACGAGATACGGTCGGCCAACGTCCGGCATTCGCCGGTCCCCATCGGAACAGTTCCCATCTACGAGGCGGTCAAGCGCGCCAGCGACCCGAGCGAGATTACCCACGAACTGCTGCTCGACGTCATCGAGAAGCAAGCGAAGCAGGGCGTCGACTACATGACCATCCACGCCGGCGTCCGGATGGAACACCTGCCGCTGACCGACGGCCGGAAGACGGGCATCGTCTCCCGGGGCGGCTCTATCCTCGCCCAGTGGATCGAGGAGAACGGCATGGAGAACCCGCTGTACACGAAATTCGAGGCCATCTGCGAGATATTCCGCGAGTACGACGTGACCTTCAGCCTCGGCGATGGCCTCCGGCCGGGCTGTCTCGCCGACGCCGGCGACGACGCGCAGTTCGCCGAACTGGACACGCTCGGGGAACTCACGCGGACCGCCTGGGAGCACGACGTGCAGGTGATGGTCGAAGGGCCGGGCCACGTCCCGATGGATCAGGTCGCCGAGCAAGTCGAACGTCAGCAGGAGGTCTGTGACGGCGCGCCCTTCTACGTCCTCGGCCCGCTCGTGACCGACGTTGCGCCGGGATACGACCACATCACGAGCGCCATCGGCGCGACGGAGGCGGGCCGTGCTGGTGCGGCGATGCTCTGCTACGTCACGCCCAAAGAGCATCTCGGCCTCCCGGAGCAGTCCGACGTGCGGGACGGGCTTGCGGCCTATCGCATCGCCGCCCACGCCGCCGACGTGGCAAACGGGCGCGAGGGGGCGCGAGACTGGGACGACGCGCTCTCTGAAGCCCGGTACGCCTTCGACTGGCGCGAACAGTTCGACCTGGCGTTAGACCCCGACCGCGCCCGCGAGTACCACGACCAGACGCTCCCCGGTGACAACTACAAAGAGGCGCGCTTTTGCTCGATGTGCGGCGTTGAGTTCTGTTCGATGCGGATCGACCAGGACGCGCGAGAAGACGGCGACATGGAATCGATCGAGTCCGACGCTGACGACCGGACTCCCCTCGAAGACTCGTCAGCGGCAGCGGTAAACCGACCGCCGGTCGGTACCCACGACGGGGCCGATATCCCCGGCTCTGACGCCGATATGCCCGCTGATACAGAGGGGAGTGCTGACGATTAG